One Magnetococcales bacterium genomic window, GCCCTCTTTCGGACCACCTCACTGAGAAATATACTGGATTGAACTTAAAGCCCAGCCTCCCTGTCTGATTCCGGGAGGCCTTTTGTTTCTGGAAATCTCAATGAACAGCCAACTGACCGAGTTGATTTCCGATATCATCATCTGGGCACCGGGGATCATTTTTGCCATCACCCTCCATGAGTGGGCCCACGGTTTTATGGCCGTTCGGTTCGGGGATTCAACCCCCCGGGTGATGGGGCGTTTGACCTTGAACCCCTTGCCCCACATCGATCCGGTCTGGACCATTCTGATTCCGGGTTTAATGTTGGCTACTTCTCTGCTCACTACGGGCCACCCGTTTGTGTTTGGTGGGGCCAAGCCGGTGCCGATCAATCCCCGTAATTTTCGGCGGGGATCCCTACGGATGGCGATGTTTTGGGTCTCTGTGGCGGGGCCGCTGATGAATCTGGCTCTGGCGCTTTTGTGCGCCATGCTGTTTCGGCTGGTCCTGCTCTTGCCCGATTTTTTTATGCTGCCCATGGCGCAGATGCTGTTGGCGGCGATACAGATGAACGTGTTACTGGCCGTCTTCAACATGTTACCGTTACCCCCGTTGGATGGTGGGCGGGTGGCGGTGGCGCTGTTGCCCTCCCCCTATGACCGCAAACTCGCAGGGCTTGAGCGTTATGGCCTGCCCATTATCATGATTTTGGCCTTCAGCGGTTTGTTGGGCAAAATCATCTGGCCGGTGATGGTCTCTCTGAACCGCTTTTTCATGGAGATGGCCGGGCTCCTCTGACCGCGTAAAAATAGAGATGGAACGACGCTTTGAAGGTGTGCCGTTTTTCTTGATGGATACCTCTGAAGCTTGAGTTGAAACGAAAATAT contains:
- a CDS encoding site-2 protease family protein, with the translated sequence MNSQLTELISDIIIWAPGIIFAITLHEWAHGFMAVRFGDSTPRVMGRLTLNPLPHIDPVWTILIPGLMLATSLLTTGHPFVFGGAKPVPINPRNFRRGSLRMAMFWVSVAGPLMNLALALLCAMLFRLVLLLPDFFMLPMAQMLLAAIQMNVLLAVFNMLPLPPLDGGRVAVALLPSPYDRKLAGLERYGLPIIMILAFSGLLGKIIWPVMVSLNRFFMEMAGLL